The DNA region TCGTTGCCGACACTCTGCGCCAGGTTCAGCAGCTTGCTCATCGTCAGGGCAAGGCTGTAGACGGGACCATCGCTGTTGCCGCGATGCAGGTCGGTGCTGACATGCCCAAGCGGCAGGCGCTGTGCGAGCCAATGCCTGGCCACGTCGTGCGAGAATGAGCCGGAACCGTGGCCAACGTCGAGAACGACGCCCCGATCGATCGCCGCGCGAACGGCGGCGATTGGCGCGTTGCCGACGCGATCAAGCGGCCCGCCCGCCTTGCCGTGGAAGCAGTGCGTGATCACGTCGCCGGCCTCGAACAGGCGGCAGACCTCGTCCAGCGTCGGCGGCGCGTTGCCCACGTGCGCCATCAGCGGCACGCCCGCTTCCGCGGCAGCCTTCTTCGCCAGCACCACCGGCATGATGCCCAGCGCCCCGACCGCGCTGGCGCTGGCCCGTACCTTCATGCCCTTGATCCAGCCACGGTTGGCGTCGATCGTCTTCACGGCGTCGTCGACGTTGAGCCAGCCCACGATCTCCGACTCGCCGGGCATGTGCATGTTGCCATGGCGGGAGATGTGCAGCAGGCCGAAGACCAGCGTCTTCGCCGGCTTCACCACGTACTCGTAAAAGGCTGCCGC from Dehalococcoidia bacterium includes:
- a CDS encoding amidohydrolase/deacetylase family metallohydrolase, which encodes MPEVFDLILRGGEVIDPIARRTFAADVAIRGGRVAAVQERLPGAAAQEIDVGGLITGPGWIDTHTHVFNLFKPSCLDADSIGVEQGVVAVLDAGSFGAANAAAFYEYVVKPAKTLVFGLLHISRHGNMHMPGESEIVGWLNVDDAVKTIDANRGWIKGMKVRASASAVGALGIMPVVLAKKAAAEAGVPLMAHVGNAPPTLDEVCRLFEAGDVITHCFHGKAGGPLDRVGNAPIAAVRAAIDRGVVLDVGHGSGSFSHDVARHWLAQRLPLGHVSTDLHRGNSDGPVYSLALTMSKLLNLAQSVGNESMDLFGIVAAASLAPAKTFGLDDLITRVSPSAPANLTVFQIGERAVRVQDSYRTAWTIDRLIVPRYAIVGGVVHEATRGAHGMQLVPEELG